A single region of the Garra rufa chromosome 6, GarRuf1.0, whole genome shotgun sequence genome encodes:
- the LOC141336220 gene encoding interferon-induced protein 44-like isoform X1 produces the protein MGSSESKPQPDLKSMLKRKPKPELSAPWRKFDWSQKEALKEKLESFSPSHPDVTDIKILVAGQIGAGKSSFINSVNSAIQGRISSRALVNSSAGDSRSFTQKLTGFAIRNGNKTLPFVFKDIMGLQPEALAGSLPEDIISAVFGHVNDGYKFNEEQALTLNDQHHTCDPNLSDQSFCLVYVIAADTIQFTDDRLLDKMKIIRQKISDKGIPQVLVMTKVDEACPLVKKDLKKTYTSKKIKEKMELCSATTGVPLTNIFPVKNYHDEIETNDDIDVLILKALEQIIQIADDRLEDREIY, from the exons ATGGGCTCATCAGAATCAAAACCTCAACCTGATTTAAAATCTATGCTTAAAAGAAAACCCAAACCAG AACTGTCAGCCCCATGGAGGAAATTCGATTGGAg TCAGAAAGAAGCCCTAAAAGAAAAGCTGGAAAGCTTTTCTCCGAGTCATCCAGATGTAACGGACATCAAGATCCTGGTAGCTGGACAAATTGGAGCAGGAAAGTCCAGCTTTATTAACTCTGTCAATAGCGCCATTCAAGGACGGATCTCCTCTAGAGCGCTGGTTAATTCATCAGCTGGTGACAGTCGTAGTTTCACACAAAAA CTCACAGGATTCGCCATCAGAAATGGGAACAAAACTTTGCCCTTTGTCTTCAAAGACATCATGGGCTTACAACCTGAAGCACTGGCTGGGTCGCTACCAGAAGACATTATCAGTGCTGTGTTTGGACATGTCAATGATGGCTATAAA TTCAACGAAGAGCAGGCACTCACTTTGAACGATCAACATCACACCTGTGACCCCAACCTGTCCGACCAGTCTTTTTGCCTGGTTTATGTCATAGCCGCAGATACAATCCAATTCACAGATGATCGACTTCTTGACAAGATGAAAATCATCCGCCAGAAAATCAGTGATAAGG GGATTCCTCAAGTCCTTGTCATGACCAAAGTGGATGAAGCATGTCCTCTGGTCAAAAAAGATCTGAAGAAGACATACACTAGCAAGAAGATCAAGGAGAAG ATGGAGTTGTGCAGTGCTACAACTGGTGTGCCCTTAACAAACATCTTCCCAGTGAAGAACTACCATGATGAGATCGAAACAAATGATGACATTGATGTTCTGATACTAAAGGCACTTGAACAGATTATTCAGATTGCTGATGACAGATTGGAGGATAGAGAAATCTactaa
- the LOC141336220 gene encoding interferon-induced protein 44-like isoform X2 — protein MGSSESKPQPDLKSMLKRKPKPELSAPWRKFDWSQKEALKEKLESFSPSHPDVTDIKILVAGQIGAGKSSFINSVNSAIQGRISSRALVNSSAGDSRSFTQKLTGFAIRNGNKTLPFVFKDIMGLQPEALAGSLPEDIISAVFGHVNDGYKFNEEQALTLNDQHHTCDPNLSDQSFCLVYVIAADTIQFTDDRLLDKMKIIRQKISDKGIPQVLVMTKVDEACPLVKKDLKKTYTSKKIKEKVYGS, from the exons ATGGGCTCATCAGAATCAAAACCTCAACCTGATTTAAAATCTATGCTTAAAAGAAAACCCAAACCAG AACTGTCAGCCCCATGGAGGAAATTCGATTGGAg TCAGAAAGAAGCCCTAAAAGAAAAGCTGGAAAGCTTTTCTCCGAGTCATCCAGATGTAACGGACATCAAGATCCTGGTAGCTGGACAAATTGGAGCAGGAAAGTCCAGCTTTATTAACTCTGTCAATAGCGCCATTCAAGGACGGATCTCCTCTAGAGCGCTGGTTAATTCATCAGCTGGTGACAGTCGTAGTTTCACACAAAAA CTCACAGGATTCGCCATCAGAAATGGGAACAAAACTTTGCCCTTTGTCTTCAAAGACATCATGGGCTTACAACCTGAAGCACTGGCTGGGTCGCTACCAGAAGACATTATCAGTGCTGTGTTTGGACATGTCAATGATGGCTATAAA TTCAACGAAGAGCAGGCACTCACTTTGAACGATCAACATCACACCTGTGACCCCAACCTGTCCGACCAGTCTTTTTGCCTGGTTTATGTCATAGCCGCAGATACAATCCAATTCACAGATGATCGACTTCTTGACAAGATGAAAATCATCCGCCAGAAAATCAGTGATAAGG GGATTCCTCAAGTCCTTGTCATGACCAAAGTGGATGAAGCATGTCCTCTGGTCAAAAAAGATCTGAAGAAGACATACACTAGCAAGAAGATCAAGGAGAAGGTATATGGTTCATAA